Part of the Gemmatimonadota bacterium genome is shown below.
GAGACGGGAAATCCGACATCACCCCGTCCACTCCGAGGTCAAGCAGGCTGCGCATCTCCTGCGGCTCGTTAATCGTCCACGCATGGATTTCCACATTGAGTTGATGCGCGGCGGCTACCGTTTGTTCCGTCACCAACGGGATATTCTGATATGTGGGTGGAATCTGGAGCGCCTGGCCGGACGGCCGATAGCCGTCTAGCTGACCGGTGGCAACGCGCTGGATAAAATCGACCACTTCGTTATAGCCAAAATTCGTCGGCATATCCGGGGCCAGGGTTCGTACGCGCGCCAGGACCACGTCATGTTCTGACGCGACAATAACGTCATCCGCCCTGCCGCAGTCTTTGATCACCGCAATCACCGGTTCTTCGATGGGCGGGTCGGACGGCTTGATCTCAACC
Proteins encoded:
- a CDS encoding glycerophosphodiester phosphodiesterase; translated protein: VHASEDGQVMVIHDATIERTTNGLGAVRNYSLAALQQLDAGYRFSPDEGKTLPFRASDVIIPSLREVLESFPRVKFTVEIKPSDPPIEEPVIAVIKDCGRADDVIVASEHDVVLARVRTLAPDMPTNFGYNEVVDFIQRVATGQLDGYRPSGQALQIPPTYQNIPLVTEQTVAAAHQLNVEIHAWTINEPQEMRSLLDLGVDGVMSDFPSRLLEVARGRG